One Chitinophaga parva DNA segment encodes these proteins:
- a CDS encoding acyltransferase, whose protein sequence is MSIQQKLKQNPKLKAFMLYLMMPKGQARPRLWVKLFVNPFVHKKGKGSLIRRRTRIDVLPFQPFQLGRYATIEDFATVNNGMGAVIIGDSTRIGIGNVVIGPVTIGNNVILAQNIVLSGLNHGYQDPHTPIALQPCSVAQIVVEDDCWIGANSVITAGVTIGKHAVVAGGSVVTKNVPAYTIVAGNPARPIKQYNPDTGNWEKANG, encoded by the coding sequence ATGAGCATCCAACAAAAACTGAAGCAAAATCCAAAGCTAAAAGCATTCATGCTCTACCTCATGATGCCCAAAGGCCAGGCCAGGCCAAGGTTATGGGTGAAGCTGTTCGTGAACCCGTTTGTACATAAAAAAGGGAAAGGATCCCTGATCAGAAGGAGAACCCGGATAGATGTACTTCCCTTCCAGCCGTTCCAACTGGGCAGGTATGCCACCATTGAAGATTTTGCAACGGTGAATAACGGCATGGGCGCCGTGATCATTGGCGATAGCACGCGGATCGGGATCGGGAACGTGGTGATAGGCCCGGTAACGATTGGTAACAATGTGATCCTGGCGCAAAACATTGTGTTGTCCGGGCTCAATCATGGCTACCAGGACCCGCACACACCCATTGCGCTGCAACCCTGTTCCGTGGCGCAGATCGTGGTGGAAGATGATTGCTGGATCGGGGCCAATAGTGTGATCACCGCGGGTGTCACCATCGGCAAACACGCCGTGGTGGCCGGAGGCAGCGTTGTTACGAAGAACGTACCTGCCTACACGATCGTAGCGGGTAATCCTGCACGGCCTATTAAACAATACAATCCCGACACCGGCAACTGGGAAAAAGCGAACGGCTGA
- a CDS encoding glycosyltransferase, translating into MPIIQNRDIVVIGLQQWYTSIGSNCKNIATEFARHNRVLYVNAPLDRKTIHHGKADVNVQYHLQVLNGSKPGIVEISPRLWNYYPDTVLESLNWLPSTTLFNWGNKLNNRRFANSIRRALKTLGFKDVIVFNDNDIFRGFYIKDYLQPATYVYYSRDYLLGVPYWAKHGRTLEPLHIARADVAVANSAYLAEMLRQYNPNSYYVGQGCDLQRFNPHIHYPRPADVPLERPVIGYVGALKSLRLDIQLLVSIARQRPGWQIVLVGPEDEDFQQSALHSLPNVHFTGSKGLDQLPAYIQSFDVCINPQIVNEVTVGNYPLKIDEYLAMGKPVVATYTKTMEMFSEHVYLAADAEGYIRMIEQAMRENNKEKQESNIRFAATHTWENSVAAIYQAIRHHQQQ; encoded by the coding sequence GTGCCCATCATACAGAACAGGGATATTGTTGTTATAGGCCTGCAACAATGGTACACTTCCATCGGAAGCAATTGTAAGAACATTGCCACTGAATTTGCCCGCCATAACAGGGTGTTGTATGTGAATGCCCCCCTGGACCGAAAGACCATCCATCATGGCAAAGCAGATGTAAACGTACAGTACCATCTCCAGGTGCTCAATGGCAGCAAGCCTGGCATCGTGGAGATCTCCCCGCGGCTCTGGAACTATTACCCGGACACGGTGCTGGAGTCCCTGAACTGGCTACCTTCCACTACCCTCTTTAACTGGGGCAATAAGCTCAATAACCGCAGGTTTGCCAACAGCATCCGCCGTGCGCTGAAAACGCTGGGGTTTAAAGACGTGATCGTATTTAACGATAATGATATTTTCAGGGGTTTTTATATCAAAGACTACCTGCAGCCGGCCACGTATGTGTATTACAGCAGGGACTACCTCCTGGGCGTTCCCTACTGGGCCAAGCACGGGCGCACGCTGGAGCCTTTGCACATAGCCAGGGCTGATGTAGCCGTGGCCAATTCTGCTTACCTGGCGGAGATGCTGCGGCAGTACAATCCAAACAGCTACTACGTGGGCCAGGGCTGCGACCTGCAGCGCTTTAATCCCCACATCCACTATCCCCGGCCCGCGGATGTGCCGCTGGAACGGCCTGTGATCGGCTATGTGGGCGCCCTGAAATCACTGCGCCTGGATATACAACTGCTGGTATCCATCGCCCGGCAGCGCCCCGGCTGGCAAATAGTGCTGGTAGGGCCGGAGGATGAGGACTTTCAACAATCCGCACTCCACTCCCTGCCGAACGTGCATTTCACCGGCAGCAAGGGCCTGGACCAGTTGCCTGCTTACATCCAGTCGTTTGATGTGTGCATCAACCCGCAGATCGTGAATGAAGTAACGGTGGGCAATTATCCTTTGAAAATTGATGAATACCTGGCCATGGGAAAGCCGGTGGTAGCCACTTATACCAAGACCATGGAAATGTTCAGTGAGCATGTGTACCTGGCCGCCGACGCGGAGGGATACATCCGCATGATCGAGCAGGCCATGCGGGAAAACAACAAAGAAAAGCAGGAAAGCAACATCCGTTTTGCAGCCACCCATACCTGGGAAAATTCCGTAGCCGCCATTTACCAGGCCATCCGGCATCATCAACAACAATAG
- a CDS encoding FkbM family methyltransferase: MKDEAYYPSWKNVSQYKQYLSYFGEYVRYGDWKSLGASLKMVLLNKPSRQEWRAKSAMGHFNIRKGTTDFQFINYAYERLVRDYLKQQLGANKLDTFIDIGACIGEYDIWLASQGVQCIAFEPVNYKAIEENIKLNNVQDKIKLFACGLGSKQEKVNFNIMSTVTGSSYIDRSNAGEGNIPIERFDDLIPQMNISPEKNIIVKLDVEGMETEVLEGARQFITTYPNLRVIFERYEGDNTVNDKLSELANFRFDRIDKYNYLATKQ, encoded by the coding sequence ATGAAAGACGAAGCGTACTACCCCTCCTGGAAAAATGTTTCCCAATACAAACAATACCTAAGCTACTTTGGAGAATATGTGAGATACGGCGACTGGAAATCATTGGGCGCATCCCTGAAAATGGTGTTGCTCAACAAACCGAGTCGGCAGGAATGGCGCGCCAAATCTGCCATGGGCCATTTCAATATCCGCAAAGGCACTACGGACTTCCAGTTCATCAACTATGCTTACGAAAGACTGGTAAGGGATTACCTGAAACAACAGCTGGGGGCCAACAAGCTGGATACCTTCATTGACATTGGTGCCTGCATTGGCGAGTACGATATCTGGCTGGCATCGCAGGGGGTACAGTGCATTGCCTTTGAGCCAGTGAACTATAAAGCCATTGAAGAAAACATCAAACTGAATAACGTACAGGACAAAATAAAACTTTTTGCCTGTGGCCTGGGCAGCAAACAGGAAAAGGTGAACTTCAATATCATGAGCACGGTGACCGGTTCCAGCTACATAGACCGCAGCAACGCAGGAGAAGGTAATATTCCCATTGAAAGATTTGACGACCTGATCCCGCAAATGAACATCAGCCCGGAGAAAAATATCATCGTAAAACTGGATGTGGAAGGCATGGAAACAGAGGTACTGGAAGGTGCCCGCCAGTTTATTACCACTTACCCCAACCTCCGCGTGATCTTTGAACGTTATGAAGGAGACAACACGGTAAATGATAAGCTGAGTGAACTGGCAAATTTCCGTTTCGACAGGATCGATAAATACAACTACCTGGCTACAAAGCAATAG